The following are from one region of the Luteimonas sp. MC1572 genome:
- a CDS encoding peroxiredoxin, protein MSIQPGDTIPEVTLKHINDGVQTIDTPTLFANKKVVLFAVPGAFTPTCSDHHLPGFVQCFDRFRERGIEVACMAVNDPFVMQAWGASQHVPDGLRMLSDGNGDFARALGLEMDASAFGMGTRSKRFALYAEDRVVKALFVEAPGEFKVSAAEHVLDAIG, encoded by the coding sequence ATGTCCATCCAGCCTGGTGACACCATTCCCGAAGTCACCCTCAAGCACATCAACGACGGCGTGCAGACCATCGACACCCCGACCCTGTTCGCGAACAAGAAGGTGGTGCTGTTCGCCGTCCCGGGAGCGTTCACCCCGACCTGCTCCGACCACCACCTGCCCGGTTTCGTGCAGTGCTTCGACCGGTTCCGCGAGCGCGGGATCGAAGTCGCGTGCATGGCGGTGAACGATCCCTTCGTAATGCAGGCCTGGGGCGCAAGCCAGCACGTCCCGGACGGGCTGCGCATGCTCTCCGACGGCAACGGCGACTTCGCGCGCGCGCTCGGCCTGGAGATGGACGCCTCAGCGTTCGGCATGGGCACGCGCAGCAAGCGCTTCGCGCTCTATGCCGAGGACCGCGTGGTCAAGGCGCTGTTCGTCGAGGCACCGGGTGAATTCAAGGTCTCGGCCGCCGAGCACGTGCTCGACGCGATCGGCTGA
- the pbpC gene encoding penicillin-binding protein 1C, with product MADARARGWRRVLRWLRWGTVALLLTLLLLDQLFPTPLPRARDTSTLVTARDGTPLRAFADGDGIWRHPATPESVSPLYLEALLAYEDRWFWRHPGVNPVALLRAGWQMAGNRRIVSGGSTLTMQVARILDPHPRTLPGKLRQLLRALQLEAHLSKREILALYLERAPFGGTIEGVEAASWAYLGKPAARLSHAEAALLAVLPQAPTRLRPDREPDAARRARDKVLARMVALGHWDQALVDDAMVEPVVARALRPPLLAALLAQRLRSANPGEERITSAIDAALQRTLEERVTAYFANLPERTSAALLVVDNATMEAQAYVGSAAFGDSARLGHVDMVQAWRSPGSTLKPFLYGMALDDGIVHSESLLLDAPQSFDGYRPGNFDAAFNGPVGLATALRLSLNVPAVDLLDHVGATRFAARLDHAGIALRFPRGAQPNLSLILGGTGARLEDLVGAHASLARGGIAGRVRYVPDAPQVERRLLSPGAAWIVNEILAANPRPGERVDTFDTGQRPRVAWKTGTSYGFRDAWALGSTRRHTVGVWVGRPDGTPLPGQYGAVTALPLMFEVIDSLPRRPGDGARLSPPPGVGRETVCWPLGTAASAQPEATCQRKLEAWVLDGAVPPTLPEREARAWAGGLERFEIDAASGQRLSADCTQAHRRETQVLARWPALATPWLTASERARSRLPPLAADCRDDGREAVASLRIEGVNDGALLVRPPGAARPPGLALRAVGAGGRVQWLLNGRWIGETRAGQVLQREFGVPGRQELTALADSGAWASLAFDVGR from the coding sequence ATGGCTGACGCGCGCGCGCGCGGTTGGCGACGCGTGCTGCGGTGGCTGCGCTGGGGCACGGTGGCGCTGCTGCTCACGCTGCTCCTGCTGGACCAGCTGTTCCCGACGCCGCTGCCACGCGCGCGCGACACCAGCACGCTGGTCACCGCGCGCGACGGCACGCCGCTGCGCGCCTTCGCCGACGGCGACGGCATCTGGCGGCACCCGGCCACGCCGGAATCGGTCTCGCCGCTGTACCTGGAGGCGCTTCTCGCCTACGAGGACCGCTGGTTCTGGCGGCATCCCGGCGTGAACCCGGTGGCGCTGCTGCGCGCCGGCTGGCAGATGGCCGGCAACCGCCGCATCGTCTCGGGCGGCTCCACCCTGACCATGCAGGTGGCGCGCATCCTCGACCCGCACCCGCGCACGCTGCCCGGCAAGCTGCGGCAACTGCTGCGCGCACTGCAGCTCGAAGCGCATCTGTCCAAGCGCGAGATCCTTGCGCTGTACCTGGAACGCGCGCCGTTCGGCGGCACCATCGAGGGCGTCGAGGCCGCCAGCTGGGCCTACCTGGGCAAGCCCGCCGCGCGCCTGTCACACGCCGAAGCCGCACTGCTGGCTGTGCTGCCGCAGGCGCCCACGCGGCTGCGCCCGGATCGCGAACCGGACGCGGCGCGCCGCGCGCGCGACAAGGTGCTGGCGCGGATGGTGGCGCTGGGCCACTGGGACCAGGCGCTGGTGGACGACGCCATGGTCGAGCCCGTCGTCGCGCGCGCGCTGCGCCCGCCATTGCTGGCCGCGCTGCTCGCGCAGCGGCTGCGCAGCGCGAACCCGGGGGAGGAGCGCATCACCTCGGCCATCGACGCCGCCCTGCAGCGCACGCTGGAAGAGCGCGTGACCGCGTATTTCGCCAACCTGCCCGAGCGCACGTCGGCCGCCCTGCTGGTGGTCGACAACGCCACCATGGAAGCGCAGGCCTACGTGGGCTCGGCGGCGTTCGGAGACTCGGCGCGGCTGGGCCACGTCGACATGGTGCAGGCGTGGCGCTCGCCGGGTTCCACGCTCAAGCCGTTCCTGTACGGCATGGCGCTCGACGACGGCATCGTGCATTCGGAAAGCCTGCTGCTCGACGCACCGCAGTCGTTCGACGGCTACCGGCCGGGCAACTTCGATGCCGCGTTCAACGGCCCGGTCGGGCTGGCCACGGCGCTGCGCCTGTCGCTCAACGTGCCGGCGGTGGACCTGCTCGACCACGTCGGCGCCACGCGCTTCGCGGCGCGGCTCGACCACGCCGGGATCGCGCTGCGGTTCCCGCGCGGAGCGCAGCCCAACCTGTCGTTGATCCTCGGCGGCACGGGCGCGCGGCTCGAGGACCTGGTCGGCGCGCACGCATCGCTGGCACGTGGCGGCATCGCCGGCCGCGTGCGTTACGTGCCCGATGCGCCGCAGGTCGAGCGCCGCCTGCTGTCACCCGGTGCGGCGTGGATCGTCAACGAGATACTTGCCGCCAATCCGCGCCCGGGCGAACGCGTGGACACGTTCGATACCGGCCAGCGGCCGCGGGTGGCATGGAAGACCGGCACGAGCTACGGGTTTCGCGACGCGTGGGCGCTGGGCTCCACGCGCCGGCACACGGTGGGCGTGTGGGTGGGGCGCCCGGACGGCACGCCGCTGCCGGGCCAGTACGGCGCGGTCACCGCGTTGCCGCTGATGTTCGAGGTGATCGACAGCCTGCCGCGGCGCCCCGGCGACGGCGCGCGTCTGTCGCCGCCGCCTGGCGTTGGCCGGGAGACGGTGTGCTGGCCGCTGGGTACGGCGGCCAGCGCGCAGCCTGAGGCCACCTGCCAGCGCAAGCTGGAGGCGTGGGTGCTGGATGGCGCGGTGCCGCCGACGCTCCCGGAACGCGAAGCGCGCGCGTGGGCGGGCGGGCTGGAACGCTTCGAGATCGATGCCGCAAGCGGGCAGCGCCTGTCGGCTGATTGCACGCAGGCGCACCGGCGCGAGACGCAGGTGCTGGCACGCTGGCCGGCGCTGGCCACGCCATGGCTCACGGCGTCCGAACGCGCGCGCTCGCGGCTGCCGCCGTTGGCCGCGGATTGCCGCGACGACGGCCGGGAGGCCGTGGCGTCGCTGCGCATCGAGGGCGTCAATGACGGAGCGCTGCTGGTGCGCCCGCCGGGTGCCGCGCGTCCGCCAGGCCTTGCGCTGCGCGCGGTCGGCGCCGGTGGCCGCGTGCAGTGGCTGCTCAACGGCCGCTGGATCGGCGAGACGCGCGCGGGCCAAGTGCTGCAGCGCGAGTTCGGCGTGCCGGGCCGCCAGGAACTGACCGCGCTCGCCGACAGCGGCGCGTGGGCGAGCCTGGCGTTCGACGTCGGCCGCTGA